A window of the Trichoderma asperellum chromosome 4, complete sequence genome harbors these coding sequences:
- a CDS encoding uncharacterized protein (TransMembrane:9 (o23-42i201-218o224-241i410-429o1040-1060i1072-1090o1102-1126i1184-1204o1224-1242i)) — protein MAALVDNPQIKHAELLRPLPFHFHAYVWPFAIVWPIFLRYYLSEDLYEKHIGGSEWTFVWCGAIITAQSLVWLSTHWSVALDARFTASKAQDVQDAQLIKVIPVANAGSGEICKLVRDKVGGKTNISFLFQKRRFLYNPDTKSFSCLQYAIDAEPKPTIGEFQTCRGIDKQSELTRIEQHYGTNTFDIPVPTFTELFKEHAVAPFFVFQIFCVGLWMLDEYWYYSLFTLFMLVAFESTVVWQRQRTLNEFRGMSIKPYDVWVYRLGKWTEIQSDALLPGDLVSVGRTKEDSGVACDMILVEGTAIVNEAMLSGESTPLLKDSIQLRPADALLEPEALDKNAFLWGGTKILQITHGNPDQEKPKLASGVPPAPDNGALAVVIKTGFETSQGSLVRTMIYSTERVSANNLEALLFILFLLVFAIAASWYVWDEGVRRDRKRSKLLLDCVLIVTSVVPPELPMELSLAVNTSLAALSKLAIFCTEPFRIPYAGRIDIACFDKTGTLTGEDLVVEGIAGLGLNHTDVEDKREGDGAHSTIIDVKHASLETQLVLATAHALVRLDEGDVVGDPMEKATLTSLGWGLGRNDVLSSTPKAGTTQGNVHIKRRFQFSSALKRQSSIAFVNGIHTRTGQKIKGTFAGVKGAPETIQKMLVEVPADYEETYKFFTRKGSRVLALAYKQLSVDSELGASKINDLKREKVEADLTFAGFLVLHCPLKEDAKEAVQMLNESSHRVVMITGDNPLTAVHVAREVEIVDRDVLILDAPEDNAGGEKLIWKSVDDKISIHVDPSKPIDPEILKNKDICVTGYALAKFKDQDGWGDLLRHTWVYARVSPKQKEDILLGLKDMGYYTLMAGDGTNDVGALKQAHIGVALLNGTKEDLTRIAEHARNTKLKEMYQKQCELMNRFNQPSPPVPVLIAHLYPPGPTNPNYQKAIEREASRKKITPEEYIKQHGHPVETITSPGAQSILNNRQQDVNKKAATLADRLTTSMMEAEMGDDEPPTLKLGDASVAAPFTSKLRDVIAIPNIIRQGRCTLVATIQMYKILALNCLISAYSLSVLYLEGIKFGDTQYTISGMLMSVCFLSISRARVVEGLSKERPQPNIFNVYIIGSILGQFAVHIVTLIYIARLCDKIEPRSGDIDLEAEFAPSLLNSAVYLLQLIQQISTFAINYQGRPFREGIRENRAMFYGIVGVSGLAFVCALELMPEINEQMKLVPFTEEFKTKMTTVMVLDYALCWVIEIVLKKGFSDYRPRDIAERRPEQLKREAARKKEIEKKKAEEEEKERLEKVAEFERRVEERKRKIEAWAAGRQQPASGS, from the exons ATGGCAGCCCTCGTGGACAATCCGCAGATTAAGCATGCGGAGTTGCTTCGTCCGCTGCCATTTCACTTTCATGCCTATGTCTGGCCCTTTGCCATCGTCTGGCCCATTTTCCTTCGATACTATCTCTCCGAGGATCTCTACGAGAAGCACATTGGCGGCTCGGAATGGACGTTTGTGTGGTGCGGAGCCATCATCACGGCCCAGTCCCTTGTTTGGCTGAGCACGCACTGGAGCGTGGCTCTCGATGCGCGATTCACTGCAAGCAAGGCTCAGGATGTCCAAGATGCCCAGTTGATCAAAGTTATTCCTGTCGCTAACGCTGGCTCTGGCGAAATCTGCAAGTTGGTGCGAGATAAG GTTGGTGGCAAGACCAACATCTCATTCCTGTTCCAGAAACGCCGTTTCCTCTACAATCCGGATACCAAGTCCTTCAGCTGCCTCCAATATGCCATCGACGCCGAGCCCAAGCCCACCATTGGCGAGTTTCAAACCTGCCGAGGCATCGACAAGCAGTCCGAGCTGACCCGCATCGAGCAACACTATGGTACAAACACTTTCGACATTCCTGTCCCGACATTTACAGAGCTCTTCAAGGAGCATGCTGTCGCGCCTTTCTTTGTGTTCCAAATCTTCTGTGTTGGCCTGTGGATGCTTGATGAATACTGGTACTACTCGCTGTTCACTCTTTTCATGCTTGTCGCATTTGAGAGTACTGTTGTCTGGCAGCGCCAGCGTACCCTGAACGAGTTCCGTGGAATGAGCATCAAGCCTTACGATGTCTGGGTCTACCGCCTCGGCAAGTGGACCGAGATTCAGAGCGATGCACTGTTACCTGGGGACCTCGTGTCTGTTGGTCGAACAAAAGAAGATAGCGGCGTCGCATGTGATATGATCTTGGTTGAGGGCACTGCGATTGTTAACGAGGCTATGCTTTCCGGAGAAAGTACCCCTTTGCTCAAGGATTCAATCCAGCTGCGGCCGGCTGATGCTCTACTTGAACCTGAAGCACTTGACAAGAACGCTTTCCTTTGGGGTGGCACCAAAATCCTCCAAATTACTCACGGCAACCCTGACCAAGAGAAGCCCAAGTTGGCTTCTGGTGTCCCTCCTGCCCCTGACAATGGAGCCTTGGCTGTTGTTATCAAGACCGGTTTCGAAACTTCACAAGGTAGCTTGGTCCGAACTATGATTTACTCGACTGAGCGCGTGTCCGCGAACAACCTCGAGGCCCTATTGTTCATTCTGTTCCTTCTTGTCTTTGCGATTGCGGCCTCGTGGTACGTCTGGGATGAAGGCGTGCGAAGGGACCGCAAACGTTCGAAGCTTTTGCTAGACTGCGTTTTGATCGTTACCAGTGTTGTGCCTCCAGAGTTGCCCATGGAACTTAGTCTCGCGGTCAACACTAGCTTGGCAGCCCTTTCAAAACTAGCCATCTTCTGCACTGAGCCATTCAGAATTCCCTACGCTGGACGCATTGACATTGCTTGCTTCGATAAAACAGGAACTCTTACTGGCGAAGACTTGGTCGTTGAAGGTATTGCCGGGTTGGGCCTGAATCATACCGATGTTGAGGATAAGCGGGAAGGTGACGGCGCTCACTCTACCATTATTGATGTGAAACACGCTAGCCTGGAGACCCAGCTGGTTCTTGCTACTGCCCATGCTTTGGTACGACTGGATGAAGGCGATGTTGTGGGAGACCCCATGGAGAAGGCCACTCTTACTTCTCTTGGCTGGGGCCTTGGCCGCAACGATGTTCTTTCAAGCACTCCCAAGGCTGGTACCACTCAGGGTAACGTTCACATCAAGCGCCGCTTCCAATTCTCCTCAGCCCTCAAGCGTCAGAGTTCTATCGCGTTTGTCAATGGTATTCACACAAGAACCGGTCAAAAGATCAAAGGTACATTTGCCGGCGTCAAGGGTGCTCCGGAGACGATTCAGAAGATGCTAGTCGAGGTGCCCGCCGATTACGAGGAAACTTATAAGTTCTTTACACGCAAGGGATCTCGAGTTCTCGCACTAGCATACAAACAGCTTTCCGTTGATTCTGAGTTGGGCGCAAGCAAAATCAATGACTTGAAGCGAGAGAAAGTCGAAGCTGATCTCACATTCGCTGGCTTTTTGGTCCTTCACTGCCCTCTCAAAGAAGATGCTAAAGAGGCTGTACAGATGCTTAACGAGAGTAGCCACCGTGTTGTTATGATCACTGGTGACAACCCTCTGACCGCTGTCCATGTCGCTCGAGAAGTCGAAATTGTTGACCGTGATGTTCTTATTCTGGATGCCCCTGAGGATAATGCTGGCGGCGAGAAGCTTATTTGGAAGAGTGTTGACGACAAAATAAGCATTCATGTCGATCCTTCTAAGCCCATCGATCCCGAGATTCTGAAGAACAAAGATATCTGTGTAACTGGATACGCTCTTGCCAAGTTCAAGGACCAGGATGGATGGGGCGACCTTCTCCGCCATACTTGGGTCTACGCCCGTGTATCGCCAAAGCAGAAGGAGGATATTCTTCTCGGCCTCAAGGATATGGGCTACTATACTTTGATGGCTGGTGACGGTACCAACGATGTCGGTGCTCTGAAACAGGCTCATATTGGTGTTGCGCTCCTCAATGGTACCAAGGAAGATTTGACCCGCATTGCGGAACATGCTCGCAACACTAAGCTTAAGGAAATGTACCAGAAGCAGTGCGAACTCATGAACCGATTCAATCAACCTTCGCCTCCTGTTCCCGTCCTCATTGCTCACCTCTACCCTCCTGGACCTACCAACCCTAACTACCAAAAGGCGATCGAGCGTGAGGCTTCCAGAAAGAAGATTACGCCCGAGGAATACATTAAACAGCATGGCCATCCCGTGGAGACTATTACCTCTCCTGGTGCCCAGAGCATCTTGAACAATCGCCAACAAGACGTGAACAAGAAGGCAGCCACCTTGGCTGATAGGCTGACAACTAGCATGATGGAGGCTGAGATGGGTGATGATGAACCTCCGACTTTGAAACTGGGCGATGCTTCCGTTGCCGCGCCATTCACCTCGAAGCTTCGCGACGTCATTGCTATTCCTAATATTATTCGCCAGGGCCGTTGCACGCTTGTTGCCACAATCCAGATGTACAAGATTCTGGCATTGAACTGCCTCATTAGCGCTTACTCCCTGTCTGTCCTGTATCTTGAGGGCATCAAATTTGGTGACACTCAATATACCATCAGTGGAATGCTCATGTCTGTTTGCTTCTTGAGCATCTCGAGAGCCCGAGTCGTGGAAGGACTTAGCAAAGAGCGACCTCAGCCAAACATCTTTAACGTCTACATCATCGGATCCATTCTCGGCCAGTTCGCCGTTCATATTGTCACTCTTATCTATATCGCTCGTTTGTGCGATAAGATTGAGCC ACGCTCAGGAGACATTGATCTGGAAGCAGAATTTGCCCCATCGCTGCTCAACTCTGCGGTTTACTTGCTCCAACTGATCCAGCAGATTTCTACCTTTGCCATCAACTACCAGGGCCGACCATTCCGCGAGGGTATTCGTGAGAACAGGGCCATGTTTTACGGAATTGTTGGCGTTTCTGGTCTCGCCTTTGTCTGTGCCTTGGAGCTTATGCCTGAAATCAATGAGCAGATGAAGCTTGTGCCGTTTACCGAAGAATTCAAGACCAAGATGACCACAGTTATGGTTCTCGACTATGCTCTATGCTGGGTCATTGAAATTGTTTTGAAGAAGGGTTTCAGCGACTACCGCCCGCGCGACATTGCCGAACGCCGACCCGAACAGCTCAAGCGCGAGGCTGCGCGTaagaaggagattgagaagaagaaggccgaggaagaagagaaggagcgATTGGAAAAGGTGGCCGAATTCGAGAGGAGAGTCGAGGAGCGCAAGAGGAAGATTGAGGCATGGGCTGCTGGCCGTCAGCAGCCGGCGTCAGGGTCAtga
- a CDS encoding uncharacterized protein (EggNog:ENOG41) yields the protein MAKRSCDFCVQRKTRCDNGRPCRKCLDAQPPLDCTYSRPVLKRGPKTSKLTQRCNWKWRVEGQKLPRIASSCPNLDSVGIAAEVSACVSIERLALSILKPIIECYSSRMYPVWPVLHVSSLLARLEEVEINNSASIPSLAYIDDVYIMALALCSATMAQLNLSEMEDMPPHITSEYLEKECNRLRALTNYRENPSVEGALTSFFLHVYHARADNRNASMIFLQESISIARLLRLDRIESETNQLSNGWTDYQATVTAQKRLVYILLWVSERGYAIQHDLPISILDTVQIPSANLDDFDRYGKGLIELATLFVAFDAFFYRTTSYMHETSQPHSEKYRLIAVQQSLRMIAPKLSGHDLVQRADYTITRHWMRILIWQQAMSRSLLSSYADHDSMTFFFPSQIAQEFLASITVNSKEHLISLGRDQLIKSFEITNTLADVILCTTSTSNHTSLPDTHNSRCKSFITIHRESWKCGPVDFLHALYQMISPFLTYDKRLYDMIRLKAADALLQASSRIVPRSVDGVSKDTEVDADQEEDSDTVLEQLLEFAAEADTRNAELEDLGLGLGALNDDIEELLML from the exons ATGGCCAAGAGGTCATGCGATTTCTGTGTTCAGCGCAAAACGCGGTGCGATAATGGCCGCCCATGCCGCAAATGCCTTGACGCACAACCTCCGCTTGATTGTACTTACTCACGGCCGGTGCTGAAGCGCGGCCCAAAGACTTCAAAGCTCACGCAGCGATGCAATTGGAAATGGAGGGTTGAGGGGCAGAAATTGCCCCGTATAGCAAGTAGTTGCCCCAATTTGGATTCAGTAGGGATTGCGGCAGAGGTCTCGGCTTGTGTGAGCATAGAAAGGCTAGCTCTGTCAATACTCAAGCCGATCATCGAATGCTACAGTTCTCGGATGTATCCGGTCTGGCCAGTCCTCCATGTCTCAAGTCTTCTGGCTAGACTTGAGGAAGTTGAAATAAACAATTCGGCGAGTATACCGAGTTTGGCGTACATTGATGATGTGTACATCATGGCATTGGCTCTGTGTTCAGCCACTATGGCTCAGCTGAACCTTAGTGAGATGGAGGACATGCCTCCCCATATCACTAGTGAATACTTGGAGAAGGAGTGTAACCGCCTTCGCGCCCTGACGAATTATCGGGAGAATCCATCCGTGGAGGGGGCTCTCACGTCCTTCTTTCTCCATGTCTACCACGCAAGAGCTGATAACAGAAATGCTTCCATGATCTTTCTGCAAGAGAGCATCTCCATCGCTCGACTTCTCCGCCTAGATCGCATAGAATCTGAAACCAATCAGCTTTCAAACGGTTGGACTGATTACCAAGCCACCGTAACTGCTCAGAAGCGTCTAGTATATATTCTTTTGTGGGTGAGCGAAAG GGGCTACGCTATTCAACATGATCTTCCCATCTCCATACTCGATACAGTTCAGATACCGTCTGCCAATCTGGATGATTTTGATAGATATGGAAAGGGGCTAATTGAACTTGCCACGCTGTTTGTGGCCTTTGACGCCTTCTTCTACCGTACCACTAGCTACATGCATGAAACCTCTCAGCCTCATTCTGAAAAGTATCGCCTGATAGCAGTTCAACAATCTTTAAGAATGATTGCTCCAAAGCTTTCTGGGCATGATTTGGTGCAAAGGGCGGATTATACTATTACAAGGCATTGGATGCGAATTCTGATTTGGCAGCAAGCCATGTCTCGGAGTCTCTTATCTTCCTATGCTGATCATGATTCAatgactttcttctttccatctcaAATAGCTCAAGAATTCCTTGCCTCAATCACAGTTAATTCCAAGGAACATTTGATTTCATTGGGAAGAGATCAG CTAATTAAGTCCTTTGAAATTACAAACACGTTGGCAGATGTAATACTGTGCACTACAAGCACCTCCAACCATACGTCTCTGCCTGACACTCACAACTCTCGCTGCAAATCATTCATCACTATTCATCGAGAGAGCTGGAAATGCGGCCCAGTTGACTTCCTGCATGCTTTGTACCAGATGATTTCACCATTCTTAACATATGATAAGCGATTATACGACATGATACGATTAAAGGCGGCAGATGCATTATTACAAGCGTCGAGCAGGATTGTTCCAAGGAGCGTTGACGGAGTATCAAAAGACACAGAAGTAGATGCAGATCAAGAAGAGGACAGCGATACAGTTTTGGAGCAACTTCTTGAATTTGCAGCTGAAGCAGATACTCGCAATGCTGAATTAGAAGACCTTGGCTTGGGGTTAGGTGCACTGAATGATGATATAGAGGAACTGCTTATGTTGTAG
- a CDS encoding uncharacterized protein (EggNog:ENOG41): MCQAAGDSSSTERATLTAAARTLVPDHPAAQEALDVALKSLAPSLFYHSFRLFIYAQALLKTPAAGLPGSFEAFKGIPVEPHVLFVACIYHDLSTLEKYDSNPKRFEIVAADEAVAVLLKHGVSESAAREAWLAMSLHTTPHIPENLGGTVQAVRLGIRTEFRGYQLSKDALTEEQWRIVKEDLPRLEIEKDLGNALAQQGVRNEEKVPRLTWAGELTKWAKANPGYEGVNQAF; this comes from the coding sequence ATGTGTCAAGCAGCCGGCGATTCCTCATCCACTGAGCGAGCCACATTGACGGCCGCCGCCAGAACTCTGGTGCCTGACCATCCGGCTGCGCAAGAGGCCCTTGATGTTGCTCTTAAATCTCTGGCCCCTTCGCTATTCTATCACAGTTTTCGATTATTTATTTACGCTCAGGCGCTACTGAAGACACCAGCTGCGGGACTGCCCGGCTCTTTCGAGGCCTTCAAGGGAATTCCAGTTGAGCCCCATGTGCTCTTCGTTGCGTGCATCTACCACGACCTGAGCACGCTTGAAAAATATGATAGTAACCCCAAGCGCTTCGAGATTGTTGCTGCCGATGAAGCAGTCGCAGTGCTTCTCAAGCACGGCGTAAGCGAATCTGCTGCCCGAGAGGCTTGGCTCGCGATGTCGCTTCACACAACACCTCATATTCCAGAGAACCTCGGAGGCACTGTGCAGGCCGTCCGCCTGGGCATCAGGACCGAGTTTCGCGGATATCAGTTGTCAAAGGACGCGCTGACGGAGGAGCAGTGGAGGATTGTCAAGGAAGACCTGCCCCGTCTTGAGATCGAGAAAGATCTGGGAAATGCACTTGCGCAACAGGGAGTTCGCAATGAAGAAAAGGTACCCAGATTGACATGGGCAGGCGAGCTCACGAAATGGGCAAAGGCAAACCCAGGCTACGAAGGCGTCAACCAAGCGTTTTAA
- a CDS encoding uncharacterized protein (EggNog:ENOG41): MKNAVMIFSRHGAARATRPLSTRNFMTTARLSAATPPPRASENGAINPRWLSDLQGRLRKSLSLKIAPEKAETVKDRLAYLDKNWLMLSAGREGFLAEPERRGVDGHAIQWGDMVSMPY; this comes from the coding sequence atgaagaacGCAGTTATGATATTTAGTAGGCATGGCGCTGCTAGGGCTACGCGACCGTTGTCAACTCGCAACTTCATGACAACCGCTAGATTATCCGCAGCGACGCCGCCACCGCGAGCATCGGAGAATGGAGCAATCAACCCAAGGTGGCTATCAGACTTACAGGGCCGATTAAGGAAATCTCTTTCGCTAAAGATTGCTCCTGAGAAGGCTGAAACAGTGAAAGATCGACTGGCGTATCTAGACAAGAACTGGCTTATGCTCTCAGCAGGTCGAGAAGGGTTCTTAGCCGAGcctgagagaagaggagttgATGGGCACGCAATCCAGTGGGGAGATATGGTGAGCATGCCATATTAG
- a CDS encoding uncharacterized protein (EggNog:ENOG41), with the protein MTPKGTGLILASIRTDFKFPMTFPDRITVLHKLVTKPDYSSDRFYLDVVVYSEQQRRPAAKCFEDIVVYDYKAAKKAPLKPFMVDELRATFDLQEQRKLDTEKKIAELHAFVEEVESSANTA; encoded by the exons ATGACACCAAAAGGCACCGGCCTCATACTCGCAAGTATTAGAACAGACTTCAAATTT CCCATGACTTTCCCGGATCGCATCACAGTTTTGCATAAACTCGTCACAAAGCCAGATTATAGCTCCGACCGCTTTTACCTAGACGTTGTTGTGTATTCGGAGCAGCAAAGGCGACCGGCAGCGAAGTGCTTTGAGGATATCGTTGTGTACGATTACAAGGCTGCTAAAAAGGCCCCTTTGAAACCGTTCATGGTTGACGAGCTGCGAGCGACGTTTGACCTGCAAGAACAGCGGAAATTGGATacagaaaagaagatagCTGAGCTACACGCATTTGTTGAGGAAGTGGAGAGTAGCGCTAATACGGCATAG
- a CDS encoding uncharacterized protein (EggNog:ENOG41~SECRETED:SignalP(1-19)~CAZy:GH16), with amino-acid sequence MWSPKIAAAVLAFVGASNAWAPPSYSGYNLIWSDSFAGNGGTSPNTGNWNIITGYLGVNNEQETYSSSTQNVQLSGGNTLQLVPWNNGGSWTSGRLESTYTFTPGAGRVTAVEASIRFGNNAQGNQQGMWPAFWMLGNSIRTGGSWPACGEIDIMEVVNDLPRGYGTIHCDVSPGGICNEGNGIGGNTAINGGNNNFHTWRVQIDRTPSSWQSETITWFLDGAQYFQVSGSRINNQNVWNSLAHSPLFIILNVAVGGTFPGNTNGNTLGGYGSMMEVGYVAQYST; translated from the exons ATGTGGTCCCCTAAGattgctgccgctgttcTCGCCTTCGTTGGAGCTTCCAACGCTTGGGCTCCTCCCTCATACTCCGGTTACAACCTTATTTGGTCCGACTCCTTCGCCGGAAATGGCGGTACTTCTCCCAACACGGGCAACTGGAACATCATCACTGGTTACTTGGGCGTCAACAACGAGCAGGAGACCTATTCTTCCAGCACCCAGAATGTTCAGCTCAGTGGTGGAAACACTCTTCAGCTTGTCCCCTGGAACAACGGCGGCAGCTGGACCTCTGGTCGTCTTGAGTCTACCTACACTTTCACTCCCGGTGCTGGCAGAGTGACCGCTGTCGAGGCTTCCATTCGCTTCGGTAACAACGCTCAGGGCAACCAGCAGGGCATGTGGCCCGCTTTCTGGATGCTGGGTAACTCGATCCGTACCGGTGGCAGCTGGCCCGCTTGTGGTGAGATCGATATCATGGAGGTGGTCAATGACCTGCCTAGAGGCTACGGAACCATCCACTGCGATGTGTCTCCCGGCGGTATCTGCAACGAGGGTAATGGTATTGGAGGCAACACTGCCATCAAcggcggcaacaacaacttcCACACTTGGCGTGTCCAGATCGACCGTACGCCCAGCAGCTGGCAATCCGAGACCATCACCTGGTTCCTCGATGGTGCTCAGTACTTCCAAGTCTCTGGTTCCAGAATTAACAACCAGAATGTGTGGAACAGCCTTGCCCACAGCCCTCTGTTTATCATCCTCAACGTCGCTGTTGGCGGCACTTTC CCCGGAAACACCAACGGCAACACCCTGGGTGGCTACGGCAGCATGATGGAGGTTGGCTACGTCGCCCAGTACTCCACCTAA
- a CDS encoding uncharacterized protein (EggNog:ENOG41), with the protein MSAAAAVFAPGSTALITGGASGVGLAIAKLCRSKGMKLLLVDRNAEALEKAKAEVGSSSSDVATSVLDVSKLEGWASLRDEAAKTFGSIELLVLNAGMGAKGTWGDSDYFRTVLETNLFGVIHGINTFLPVVQEAAKSRPTSIVITGSKQGITNPPGNAAYNASKSAVKTLAEHLSWDLRETKTSVHLLVPGWTFTGMTGGGQIKEKPAGAWAPEQVADFLYKKMEQDKFYVICPDNETTEATDKKRMLWSTGDIIKERPPLTRWRPEWKEEATETIAKTEV; encoded by the exons ATGTCCGCCGCAGCTGCCGTCTTCGCTCCGGGGTCAACCGCGCTGATTACCGGCGGCGCTTCCGGCGTTGGCCTTGCCATTGCTAAGCTCTGCCGCAGCAAGGgcatgaagctgctgcttgtagaTCGCAACGCCGAGGCTTtggaaaaggccaaggctgaagttggctcatcatcatcagatgTAGCCACCTCGGTTCTTGATGTGAGCAAGCTTGAAGGATGGGCATCACTCCGCGACGAAGCCGCCAAGACGTTTGGCTCAATCGAGCTTCTTGTTTTGAACGCGGGCATGGGCGCCAAAGGAACATGGGGAGATAGCGATTACTTTAGAACT GTCCTCGAGACGAACCTATTTGGCGTAATTCATGGTATCAACACCTTCCTCCCGGTAGTTCAAGAGGCTGCCAAAAGTCGGCCCACCTCCATTGTCATCACGGGCAGCAAACAGGGCATCACCAACCCTCCAGGAAATGCTGCATACAATGCGTCTAAATCTGCTGTAAAGACTCTTGCGGAGCATCTCAGCTGGGACCTGCGAGAGACCAAAACGAGTGTACACCTTCTTGTCCCAGGCTGGACATTCACAGGCATG ACTGGGGGCGGCCAGATCAAAGAAAAGCCGGCGGGTGCATGGGCACCGGAGCAAGTCGCCGACTTCTTGTATAAGAAGATGGAACAAGACAAATTTTATGTCATCTGCCCAGATAACGAAACTACCGAGGCGACGGACAAGAAGCGCATGCTGTGGAGCACTGGAGACATTATCAAAGAGCGACCACCGCTTACGCGCTGGCGACCAGAGTGGAAGGAGGAAGCAACAGAAACAATTGCGAAGACTGAAGTCTAA
- a CDS encoding uncharacterized protein (EggNog:ENOG41~TransMembrane:1 (o96-117i)), whose protein sequence is MLHEGEIAIGCCPSNYACDPNSPHLCISTPPPGDIIAVTDGISCSSGTAASASPTALSAEAIRILLVKSSDPTAASDGTSTNDLSSKKSFGNGAKIAIGIVIPVVALLIGAAALYFLRRRKRLQKQTSDQEVLSEGDRSDLGLKAELPGSIAAAISGSKGVVYQKPELDNTVIAILPELATDPPRDEIQELHGNTLTVKPTDAIAPASKPHDLIGHSVVREDEQNPVGTLSGTNLGNPSELGLWNWSNFDTQIGSNESYEHRATNGHQ, encoded by the exons ATGTTGCATGAAGGCGAAATTGCAATAGGGTGCTGTCCATC TAATTATGCCTGCGATCCGAACTCTCCACATCTCTGCATCTCGACACCACCCCCCGGCGATATTATTGCAGTAACAGACGGAATATCATGTTCTAGTGGCACAGCGGCATCTGCGAGTCCCACTGCCTTGAGCGCCGAAGCCATAAGAATACTCTTAGTCAAGTCAAGTGATCCAACTGCGGCGTCCGACGGTACATCAACCAACGACCTGTCGTCAAAGAAATCTTTTGGGAACGGAGCAAAAATCGCAATTGGAATAGTTATTCCTGTGGTTGCGCTCCTCATAGGCGCAGCGGCCTTATATTTCCTAAGACGCAGGAAGCGACTACAAAAACAGACGTCAGATCAAGAAGTTTTATCCGAAGGAGACAGGTCAGATCTAGGTCTGAAAGCGGAATTGCCAGGCAGTATCGCTGCCGCCATATCTGGATCAAAGGGTGTCGTCTATCAAAAGCCTGAGCTCGATAATACTGTTATCGCGATTTTACCTGAACTAGCTACCGACCCCCCTCGCGACGAGATACAGGAGTTACATGGTAATACCCTTACAGTAAAGCCAACTGATGCCATAGCACCAGCTTCCAAGCCCCATGACTTAATTGGCCACAGTGTGGTTAGGGAAGATGAACAAAACCCAGTTGGCACTTTGTCTGGCACGAATCTCGGCAATCCCTCAGAATTAGGGCTGTGGAACTGGAGCAATTTCGACACACAGATTGGATCTAATGAATCATATGAGCATCGAGCGACCAATGGGCATCAATAA